Proteins co-encoded in one Flavobacterium sp. M31R6 genomic window:
- a CDS encoding HlyD family secretion protein produces MKNIFILTLLLSLLSCSNSDNKADGYGNFEATEITISAEANGKLEFLNLEEGDIIEPNTLVGLVDTIQLHLNKQQLIASKATVYSKSENVLSQISVLQAQLKTTLIEQKRIQNMFAENAATKRQVDEIEGKVDVIKEQIKGVQTQNAPIINEIASIDVQIKKINDQIKNSKIINPIKATVLAKYAEPNEIASFGKPLYKIANLSLMTLRVYISETQLPQIKLNQKVTVKIDNGTGMKSYPGTISWISSVAEFTPKIIQTKEERVNLVYAVKVDVKNDGSLKIGMPAEMWLK; encoded by the coding sequence ATGAAAAACATATTTATACTAACACTCCTACTAAGCCTGCTTTCGTGCAGCAACAGCGACAACAAGGCAGATGGTTATGGCAATTTTGAAGCAACCGAAATCACTATTTCGGCAGAAGCCAATGGGAAACTGGAGTTTCTAAATCTTGAAGAAGGCGATATCATTGAGCCGAATACTTTGGTAGGATTGGTCGACACCATCCAATTGCATTTGAACAAACAGCAGCTCATCGCTTCAAAAGCGACGGTGTATTCCAAGTCAGAAAATGTGTTGTCTCAAATCAGTGTCTTACAGGCACAACTCAAAACCACACTTATCGAACAAAAAAGGATTCAGAATATGTTTGCCGAAAATGCAGCAACCAAACGCCAAGTAGATGAAATAGAAGGAAAAGTAGATGTCATTAAAGAACAAATAAAAGGAGTTCAAACCCAAAACGCACCTATTATAAATGAAATCGCTTCGATTGATGTTCAGATTAAAAAAATCAATGACCAAATCAAGAACAGCAAAATCATTAATCCGATAAAAGCAACCGTTTTGGCCAAGTATGCTGAACCCAATGAAATTGCTTCATTTGGAAAACCGCTTTATAAAATAGCCAATCTCAGCCTAATGACGCTGAGGGTTTATATAAGTGAAACCCAACTCCCACAAATAAAACTAAATCAAAAAGTAACCGTAAAAATTGACAATGGAACTGGAATGAAATCCTATCCTGGGACTATTTCCTGGATTTCATCGGTAGCAGAATTCACTCCAAAAATCATCCAAACAAAAGAAGAACGAGTAAATTTAGTTTATGCCGTGAAAGTGGATGTGAAAAATGACGGCAGTTTAAAAATAGGAATGCCTGCCGAAATGTGGTTGAAATAA